A genomic segment from Streptomyces sp. NBC_01233 encodes:
- a CDS encoding RelA/SpoT family protein: MPDEVQPVSAPQPDPQAEQAAAAAATPPPAPPVKPAPVKSAGSSNRVRARLARLGVQRSNPYNPVLEPLLRIVRSNDPKIETSTLRQLEQAYQVAERWHRGQKRKSGDPYITHPLAVTTILAELGMDPATLMAGLLHDTVEDTEYGLEDLRRDFGDAVALLVDGVTKLDRVKFGEAAQAETVRKMVVAMAKDPRVLVIKLADRLHNMRTMRYLKREKQEKKARETIEIYAPLAHRLGMNTIKWELEDLSFAILYPKMYDEIVRLVAERAPKRDEYLAVVTDEVMVDLRAARIKATVTGRPKHYYSVYQKMIVRGRDFAEIYDLVGIRVLVDTVRDCYAALGTVHARWNPVPGRFKDYIAMPKFNMYQSLHTTVIGPSGKPVELQIRTFDMHRRAEYGIAAHWKYKQQTVAGTSKVRTDVPQAAKGSAGQDTVNDMAWLRQLLDWQKETEDPGEFLDSLRFDLSRNEVFVFTPKGDVIALPAGATPVDFAYAVHTEVGHRTIGARVNGRLVPLESTLDNGDLVEVFTSKAEGAGPSRDWLGFVKSPRARNKIRGWFSKERRDEAIEHGKDALARAMRKQNLPIQRILTGDSLVTLAHEMRYPDISSLYAAIGEGHVAAQGVVQKLVAALGGEEAANEDIEESIPPARARSKRRSNADPGVVVKGVDDVWVKLARCCTPVPGDPIIGFVTRGSGVSVHRADCVNVDSLSQQPERMLEVEWAPTQSSVFLVAIQVEALDRSRLLSDVTRVLSDQHVNILSAAVQTSRDRVATSRFTFEMGDPKHLGHVLKAVRGVEGVYDVYRVTSARRP; encoded by the coding sequence TTGCCAGACGAGGTCCAGCCAGTCTCCGCCCCGCAGCCCGACCCGCAGGCCGAGCAGGCCGCGGCGGCCGCCGCCACGCCCCCGCCGGCCCCGCCGGTCAAGCCCGCGCCGGTGAAGTCGGCCGGGTCCTCGAACCGGGTGCGCGCCCGTCTCGCCCGGCTCGGCGTGCAGCGCTCGAACCCGTACAACCCGGTGCTGGAGCCCCTGCTCCGCATAGTCCGCAGCAACGACCCGAAGATCGAGACGTCGACGCTGCGCCAGCTCGAACAGGCCTACCAGGTCGCCGAGCGCTGGCACCGCGGCCAGAAGCGCAAGAGCGGCGACCCGTACATCACCCACCCGCTCGCGGTGACCACCATCCTCGCCGAGCTCGGCATGGACCCGGCCACCCTGATGGCCGGTCTGCTGCACGACACCGTCGAGGACACCGAGTACGGCCTGGAAGACCTGCGCCGCGACTTCGGCGACGCCGTGGCCCTCCTCGTCGACGGCGTCACCAAGCTGGACCGGGTGAAGTTCGGCGAGGCCGCCCAGGCCGAGACGGTCCGCAAGATGGTCGTGGCGATGGCCAAGGACCCGCGCGTCCTCGTCATCAAGCTCGCCGACCGGCTGCACAACATGCGCACCATGCGCTACCTCAAGCGGGAGAAGCAGGAGAAGAAGGCCCGCGAGACGATCGAGATCTACGCCCCGCTGGCGCACCGGCTGGGCATGAACACGATCAAGTGGGAGCTCGAGGACCTCTCCTTCGCGATCCTCTACCCGAAGATGTACGACGAGATCGTCCGCCTGGTCGCCGAGCGGGCGCCCAAGCGCGACGAGTACCTCGCCGTCGTCACCGACGAGGTGATGGTCGACCTCAGAGCCGCCCGGATCAAGGCCACGGTCACGGGCCGCCCCAAGCACTACTACAGCGTCTACCAGAAGATGATCGTCCGCGGCCGCGACTTCGCGGAGATCTACGACCTGGTGGGCATCCGCGTCCTCGTCGACACGGTCCGGGACTGCTACGCGGCCCTCGGCACCGTACACGCGCGCTGGAACCCGGTCCCCGGCCGGTTCAAGGACTACATCGCGATGCCCAAGTTCAACATGTACCAGTCGCTCCACACGACGGTCATCGGGCCCAGCGGCAAGCCCGTCGAGCTGCAGATCCGCACCTTCGACATGCACCGCCGCGCCGAGTACGGCATCGCGGCGCACTGGAAGTACAAGCAGCAGACCGTCGCCGGCACCTCCAAGGTCCGTACCGACGTCCCGCAGGCCGCCAAGGGCAGCGCCGGCCAGGACACCGTCAACGACATGGCCTGGCTGCGCCAGCTGCTGGACTGGCAGAAGGAGACCGAGGACCCGGGCGAGTTCCTCGACTCGCTGCGCTTCGACCTCTCTCGCAACGAGGTCTTCGTCTTCACCCCCAAGGGCGACGTCATCGCGCTGCCCGCCGGTGCCACCCCCGTGGACTTCGCGTACGCCGTCCACACCGAGGTCGGCCACCGGACGATAGGGGCCAGGGTCAACGGCCGCCTGGTGCCGCTGGAGTCCACGCTCGACAACGGCGACCTGGTCGAGGTCTTCACCTCCAAGGCCGAGGGCGCGGGCCCGTCCCGCGACTGGCTGGGCTTCGTCAAGTCCCCGCGGGCCCGCAACAAGATCCGCGGCTGGTTCTCCAAGGAGCGCCGCGACGAGGCCATCGAGCACGGCAAGGACGCCCTCGCGCGGGCCATGCGCAAGCAGAACCTGCCGATCCAGCGCATCCTCACCGGCGACTCGCTCGTCACCCTCGCGCACGAGATGCGCTACCCCGACATCTCCTCCCTGTACGCGGCGATCGGCGAGGGCCACGTGGCCGCGCAGGGCGTCGTACAGAAGCTGGTGGCGGCCCTCGGCGGCGAGGAAGCGGCCAACGAGGACATCGAGGAGTCCATCCCGCCCGCGCGCGCCCGCAGCAAGCGGCGCAGCAACGCCGACCCGGGTGTCGTGGTCAAGGGCGTCGACGACGTGTGGGTCAAGCTGGCCCGCTGCTGCACCCCGGTGCCGGGCGACCCGATCATCGGGTTCGTCACCCGCGGCAGTGGCGTATCGGTTCACCGCGCGGACTGCGTCAACGTCGACTCGCTCTCCCAGCAGCCCGAGCGGATGCTGGAGGTCGAGTGGGCGCCCACCCAGTCCTCGGTCTTCCTCGTCGCCATCCAGGTCGAGGCGCTGGACCGGTCCCGGCTGCTGTCGGACGTCACCCGGGTCCTCTCGGACCAGCACGTCAACATCCTCTCGGCGGCCGTCCAGACCTCCCGCGACCGGGTGGCCACGTCCCGGTTCACCTTCGAGATGGGCGACCCCAAGCACCTGGGCCACGTCCTGAAGGCCGTTCGGGGTGTGGAGGGCGTCTACGACGTCTACCGTGTTACCTCTGCAAGGAGGCCCTGA
- a CDS encoding adenine phosphoribosyltransferase has product MTAPLSEDVRALLLGRIKDVPDYPKPGVMFKDITPLLADPKAFAALTDALVELAGRYGATKIVGLEARGFILAAPVAVQAGIGFVPVRKAGKLPGATLAQSYELEYGTAEIEVHAEDLAAGDRVMVIDDVLATGGTAEASLSLIRRAGAEVAGVAVLMELSFLPGRAKLADALGEAPLDALILV; this is encoded by the coding sequence TTGACCGCGCCGCTGTCCGAGGACGTACGGGCCCTGCTGCTCGGCCGGATCAAGGACGTCCCGGACTACCCGAAGCCGGGCGTGATGTTCAAGGACATCACCCCGCTGCTGGCCGACCCGAAGGCCTTCGCGGCGCTGACGGACGCGCTGGTGGAGCTGGCCGGGCGGTACGGGGCGACGAAGATCGTCGGACTGGAGGCGCGGGGGTTCATCCTGGCGGCTCCGGTGGCCGTGCAGGCCGGGATCGGCTTCGTGCCGGTGCGCAAGGCCGGGAAGCTGCCGGGTGCGACGCTCGCGCAGTCGTACGAGCTGGAGTACGGCACCGCGGAGATCGAGGTCCACGCGGAGGATCTGGCGGCGGGTGACCGGGTCATGGTCATCGACGACGTGCTGGCCACCGGTGGCACCGCCGAAGCCTCGCTCTCGCTGATCCGGCGGGCCGGCGCGGAGGTCGCGGGCGTGGCGGTCCTGATGGAACTGTCGTTCCTGCCGGGGCGGGCCAAGCTGGCCGACGCCCTGGGCGAGGCTCCGCTGGACGCGCTGATCTTGGTCTGA
- the secF gene encoding protein translocase subunit SecF: MSKLGDLGAKLYRGEVGYDFVGKRFLWYGVSILITITAIVALAVQGLNMGIEFKGGAVFTTPKTAVSVAKATEAAEKASGHDAIVQELGTGGLRIQISGLDTDAATDVKKVLAADLKVTEADVNADLVGPSWGEQIANKAWTGLGVFMVLVVIYLAIAFEWRMAVAALIALIHDLTITVGVYALVGFEVTPGTVIGLLTILGYSLYDTVVVFDGLKEGSKDITKQTRWTYSEVANRSINGTLVRSINTTVVALLPVAALLFIGGGFLGAGMLNDISLSLFVGLAAGAYSSIFIATPLVVDLKEREPAMKALKKRVLARRAAAAAKGESPDDGYASEDEPQVVAQGRPGRRR, from the coding sequence ATGTCGAAGCTGGGAGATCTCGGCGCCAAGCTGTACCGCGGTGAGGTCGGCTACGACTTCGTCGGCAAGCGTTTTCTCTGGTACGGCGTTTCCATCCTGATCACCATCACGGCGATCGTCGCCCTGGCCGTTCAGGGCCTCAACATGGGCATCGAGTTCAAGGGCGGTGCCGTCTTCACCACCCCGAAGACGGCCGTCTCCGTCGCCAAGGCGACGGAGGCCGCGGAGAAGGCCTCGGGCCACGACGCGATCGTCCAGGAGCTCGGCACCGGCGGCCTGCGGATCCAGATCTCCGGTCTGGACACCGACGCGGCGACCGACGTCAAGAAGGTCCTCGCCGCCGACCTCAAGGTCACCGAGGCCGATGTCAACGCCGACCTGGTCGGCCCCAGCTGGGGCGAGCAGATCGCGAACAAGGCGTGGACCGGCCTCGGGGTCTTCATGGTCCTCGTGGTGATCTACCTGGCCATCGCCTTCGAGTGGCGGATGGCGGTCGCCGCACTGATCGCCCTGATCCACGACCTCACCATCACCGTCGGCGTGTACGCGCTCGTCGGCTTCGAGGTCACCCCCGGTACGGTCATCGGTCTGCTGACGATCCTCGGCTACTCCCTCTACGACACCGTCGTCGTCTTCGACGGTCTCAAGGAGGGCTCGAAGGACATCACCAAGCAGACCCGCTGGACGTACAGCGAGGTCGCCAACCGCAGCATCAACGGCACCCTGGTCCGCTCGATCAACACCACGGTCGTGGCGCTCCTCCCGGTCGCCGCGCTGCTCTTCATCGGCGGCGGCTTCCTGGGCGCCGGCATGCTGAACGACATCTCCCTGTCGCTGTTCGTCGGCCTCGCGGCCGGTGCGTACTCCTCGATCTTCATCGCGACCCCGCTGGTCGTGGACCTCAAGGAGCGCGAGCCGGCGATGAAGGCGCTGAAGAAGCGGGTGCTCGCGAGGCGGGCGGCCGCGGCGGCCAAGGGCGAGTCCCCGGACGACGGCTACGCGTCCGAGGACGAGCCGCAGGTCGTGGCGCAGGGCCGGCCGGGGCGGCGACGTTGA
- the secD gene encoding protein translocase subunit SecD gives MAAPKKGRRPTGAQGRPGRALAIILIAMVALTAGMFLSKQTTPRLGIDLAGGTSITLKAKSEPGKENAVNETNMNTAVGIIDRRVNGLGVSEAEVQTQGRDHIIVNIPKGTNEQQAREQVGTTAQLYFRPVIAFADGAPAAPEGTQSPSPNPSASGSGAPKAEDGKKASPSATPSSSATSQGRALSEALKAPTAPTPSPSASESKKADDTKAPSPSASAPATADEAAAADLQAKFAALDCTDEAQRAAVGKGVKPTDPTLACGQRGNAWGKWVLGPAAVEGKDVKSAKGVIDPQTGQWIVTMDFNDRGSDAFAKVTGELAAKQMPQNQFAIVLDGAVVSDPSVSTAITGGNAQISGGFNQQSAQDLGNMLSYGALPLSFQEDSVTTVTAALGGEQLRAGLIAGAIGLLLVVIYLLVYYRGLAFVAILSLLVSAVLTYTIMSLLGKGIGFALNLPAVCGAIVAIGITADSFIVYFERIRDEIREGRTLRPAVERAWPRARRTILVSDFVSFLAAAVLFIVTVGKVQGFAFTLGLTTLLDVVVVFLFTKPVMTLLARTKFFASGHPWSGLDPKRLGAKPPLRRSRRTGSAPAPVEAKEA, from the coding sequence GTGGCAGCACCGAAGAAGGGCCGGCGGCCCACGGGGGCTCAGGGGAGGCCGGGGCGCGCCCTGGCGATCATCCTGATCGCGATGGTGGCGCTCACCGCGGGGATGTTCCTCTCGAAGCAGACGACTCCCCGGCTGGGCATCGACCTCGCCGGCGGCACGAGCATCACGCTCAAGGCCAAGAGCGAGCCCGGCAAAGAGAACGCCGTCAACGAGACCAACATGAACACGGCGGTCGGCATCATCGACCGCCGCGTCAACGGTCTCGGCGTGTCCGAGGCGGAGGTCCAGACCCAGGGCCGCGACCACATCATCGTGAACATCCCCAAGGGGACGAACGAGCAGCAGGCGCGCGAGCAGGTCGGCACCACCGCCCAGCTCTACTTCCGCCCGGTCATCGCGTTCGCGGACGGCGCCCCCGCCGCTCCCGAGGGCACCCAGAGCCCGAGCCCGAACCCGTCCGCGAGCGGTTCCGGTGCCCCCAAGGCCGAGGACGGCAAGAAGGCCAGCCCCTCCGCCACCCCGTCGTCCAGCGCCACTTCCCAGGGCCGTGCGCTCAGCGAGGCCCTCAAGGCCCCGACGGCCCCCACTCCCTCGCCCTCGGCGAGCGAGTCGAAGAAGGCAGACGACACCAAGGCTCCGTCGCCGTCCGCGTCCGCTCCCGCGACGGCTGACGAGGCGGCCGCCGCCGACCTGCAGGCCAAGTTCGCCGCGCTCGACTGCACCGACGAGGCGCAGCGCGCCGCCGTCGGCAAGGGCGTCAAGCCCACGGACCCGACGCTCGCCTGCGGCCAGCGCGGCAACGCGTGGGGCAAGTGGGTGCTCGGCCCGGCAGCGGTCGAGGGCAAGGACGTGAAGAGCGCCAAGGGCGTCATCGACCCGCAGACGGGTCAGTGGATCGTCACGATGGACTTCAACGACCGCGGCTCCGACGCCTTCGCCAAGGTCACCGGCGAGCTCGCGGCCAAGCAGATGCCGCAGAACCAGTTCGCGATCGTGCTCGACGGCGCCGTCGTCTCGGACCCGTCGGTCAGCACCGCGATCACGGGCGGCAACGCCCAGATCTCCGGCGGCTTCAACCAGCAGTCCGCGCAGGACCTGGGCAACATGCTCTCGTACGGCGCCCTGCCGCTGTCCTTCCAGGAGGACAGCGTCACCACCGTCACCGCCGCGCTCGGCGGTGAGCAGCTGCGGGCCGGCCTGATCGCCGGAGCCATCGGTCTGCTGCTCGTGGTGATCTACCTGCTGGTGTACTACCGGGGCCTGGCGTTCGTCGCCATCCTCAGCCTCCTGGTCTCCGCGGTCCTGACCTACACGATCATGTCGCTCCTCGGGAAGGGCATCGGCTTCGCGCTGAACCTGCCCGCCGTCTGCGGCGCGATCGTGGCGATCGGCATCACGGCGGACTCGTTCATCGTGTACTTCGAACGCATCCGGGACGAGATCCGCGAGGGCCGCACCCTGCGTCCGGCCGTCGAGCGGGCCTGGCCGCGCGCCCGGCGCACGATCCTGGTCTCCGACTTCGTGTCGTTCCTCGCCGCCGCGGTGCTGTTCATCGTGACCGTCGGCAAGGTGCAGGGCTTCGCCTTCACGCTGGGTCTGACGACCCTGCTCGACGTGGTCGTGGTGTTCCTCTTCACCAAGCCCGTCATGACGCTGCTGGCGCGTACGAAGTTCTTCGCCAGCGGTCACCCGTGGTCCGGGCTGGACCCGAAGCGGCTGGGTGCCAAGCCCCCGCTGCGCCGGTCCCGCCGTACCGGTTCCGCCCCCGCCCCCGTCGAAGCAAAGGAGGCGTGA
- the yajC gene encoding preprotein translocase subunit YajC translates to MNLVTLLPFIVLIGAMFLMTRSAKKKQQAAAQMRDHMTPGTGVRTIGGMYATVKEIGDDTVTLEVAPGVHAFFAKNAIGAVLEDAEYNRIVHGITEDVTTDTPVIPDDASSLTGEPKTDLAKDKGEDEAPKLDLGKKDEAEGDDEPKDGKADGEAGAK, encoded by the coding sequence GTGAATCTCGTGACACTCCTCCCGTTCATCGTGCTCATCGGGGCGATGTTCCTGATGACCCGCTCCGCGAAGAAGAAGCAGCAGGCAGCCGCGCAGATGCGCGACCACATGACGCCCGGCACCGGGGTCCGCACCATCGGCGGCATGTACGCCACGGTGAAGGAGATCGGTGACGACACCGTCACCCTCGAGGTGGCTCCGGGTGTCCACGCGTTCTTCGCGAAGAACGCCATCGGCGCCGTTCTCGAGGACGCGGAGTACAACCGCATCGTCCACGGCATCACCGAAGACGTGACGACCGACACGCCGGTCATCCCGGACGACGCCTCCTCCCTCACCGGGGAGCCGAAGACGGACCTCGCCAAGGACAAGGGCGAGGACGAGGCTCCCAAGCTCGACCTGGGCAAGAAGGACGAGGCCGAGGGCGACGACGAGCCCAAGGACGGCAAGGCCGACGGCGAGGCCGGCGCGAAGTAG
- the ruvB gene encoding Holliday junction branch migration DNA helicase RuvB — translation MNWDDETNADESERLVAASADGEDTAVEAALRPKDLGEFVGQEKVRQQLDLVLKAARQRGATADHVLLSGAPGLGKTTLSMIIAAEMGAPIRITSGPAIQHAGDLAAILSSLQEGEVLFLDEIHRMSRPAEEMLYMAMEDFRVDVIVGKGPGATAIPLELPPFTLVGATTRAGLLPPPLRDRFGFTGHMEFYAPEELERVIHRSARLLDVEIDTDGAAEIAGRSRGTPRIANRLLRRVRDYAQVRADGVINREVASTALQVYEVDARGLDRLDRAVLEALLKLFGGGPVGLSTLAVAVGEERETVEEVAEPFLVREGLLARTPRGRVATPAAWAHLGLVPPQHGGSGSSGQQGLFGA, via the coding sequence GTGAACTGGGACGACGAGACCAACGCAGACGAGAGTGAGCGACTCGTCGCGGCCTCGGCCGACGGGGAGGACACCGCCGTGGAGGCGGCCCTGCGGCCCAAGGACCTCGGGGAGTTCGTCGGCCAGGAGAAGGTCCGCCAGCAGCTGGACCTGGTCCTGAAGGCGGCCAGGCAGCGCGGAGCCACCGCCGATCACGTCCTGCTCTCCGGCGCGCCCGGCCTCGGCAAGACCACGCTGTCGATGATCATCGCCGCCGAGATGGGCGCGCCCATCCGCATCACCTCCGGCCCGGCCATCCAGCACGCCGGCGACCTCGCCGCCATCCTGTCCTCCCTCCAGGAGGGCGAGGTCCTCTTCCTCGACGAGATCCACCGCATGTCCCGGCCCGCCGAGGAGATGCTCTACATGGCCATGGAGGACTTCCGCGTCGACGTGATCGTCGGCAAGGGGCCGGGGGCCACCGCGATCCCGCTGGAGCTGCCGCCCTTCACCCTGGTCGGCGCCACCACCCGGGCCGGACTGCTGCCCCCTCCGCTGCGGGACCGTTTCGGCTTCACCGGGCACATGGAGTTCTACGCCCCCGAGGAGCTGGAGCGCGTCATCCACCGCTCCGCCCGCCTCCTCGACGTGGAGATCGACACCGACGGCGCCGCCGAGATCGCCGGGCGCTCCCGCGGCACCCCGCGCATCGCCAACCGCCTGCTGCGCCGCGTACGCGACTACGCCCAGGTACGGGCGGACGGCGTGATCAACCGCGAGGTCGCCAGTACCGCCCTCCAGGTCTACGAGGTGGACGCGCGCGGGCTCGACCGGCTGGACCGGGCCGTCCTGGAGGCGCTGCTCAAACTGTTCGGCGGTGGCCCCGTCGGGCTGTCCACCCTCGCCGTGGCGGTCGGCGAGGAGCGGGAGACCGTGGAAGAGGTCGCGGAGCCGTTCCTGGTCCGCGAGGGCCTGCTCGCGCGCACCCCCAGGGGACGGGTGGCGACGCCCGCCGCATGGGCTCACCTGGGGCTTGTGCCGCCGCAGCACGGTGGAAGTGGATCAAGCGGACAACAGGGCTTGTTCGGGGCCTGA
- the ruvA gene encoding Holliday junction branch migration protein RuvA, translating into MIAFVSGPVAALAPTLAVIEVGGVGMAVQCTPNTIAGLRTGEQARLATSLVVREDSLTLYGFADDDERQVFELLQTASGVGPRLAQAMLGVHSPDALRLAVSTGDEKALTAVPGIGKKGAQKLLLELKGKLGAPLGASGLVGAQRAVAAGPAPWTEQLSAALIGLGYASRDAEEAVSAVTPQAEAAIAAGGSAPVPQLLRAALQSLNRAR; encoded by the coding sequence ATGATCGCCTTCGTCAGCGGCCCCGTCGCCGCACTCGCCCCCACCCTCGCCGTGATCGAGGTCGGGGGAGTGGGGATGGCCGTGCAGTGCACGCCGAACACCATCGCCGGCCTGCGGACGGGGGAACAGGCCCGGCTGGCCACCTCCCTGGTCGTACGGGAGGACTCGCTCACCCTGTACGGATTCGCCGACGACGACGAACGCCAGGTCTTCGAGCTCCTGCAGACCGCGAGCGGGGTCGGGCCGAGGCTGGCGCAGGCGATGCTCGGCGTGCACAGCCCCGACGCGCTCCGGCTGGCCGTCTCCACGGGGGACGAGAAGGCGCTGACGGCGGTGCCGGGCATCGGCAAGAAGGGCGCGCAGAAGCTGCTGCTGGAGCTCAAGGGCAAGCTGGGCGCACCACTGGGGGCGAGCGGGCTGGTGGGTGCGCAGCGCGCCGTCGCGGCGGGGCCGGCGCCGTGGACGGAGCAGCTGTCCGCCGCGCTGATCGGGCTGGGCTACGCCTCGCGGGACGCGGAGGAGGCCGTCTCGGCGGTGACGCCGCAGGCCGAAGCCGCGATCGCCGCCGGCGGTTCGGCCCCGGTCCCGCAGCTCCTGCGAGCCGCCCTCCAGTCCCTGAACCGCGCCCGCTGA